A single Blastococcus colisei DNA region contains:
- a CDS encoding sterol carrier family protein yields MPAPIPAGELRAVLEPVEAWLDGAAEQPPRAVVGAAVKTTARWLAQQVPGRSVELRVPPHVAVQCIEGPRHTRGTPPNVVETDAATWLRLTSGRLTWDAAVADGKVTASGNRADLTGLLPLSPLLR; encoded by the coding sequence ATGCCGGCCCCGATCCCGGCCGGCGAGCTGCGCGCCGTCCTCGAACCGGTGGAGGCCTGGCTGGACGGGGCGGCCGAGCAGCCGCCCCGCGCGGTGGTGGGCGCCGCGGTGAAGACCACGGCCCGCTGGCTGGCGCAGCAGGTGCCCGGCCGATCGGTGGAGCTGCGGGTGCCGCCGCACGTCGCCGTCCAGTGCATCGAGGGGCCCCGGCACACCCGGGGGACGCCGCCGAACGTGGTGGAGACCGACGCCGCGACCTGGTTGCGGCTGACCAGCGGCCGGCTGACCTGGGACGCCGCCGTCGCCGACGGGAAGGTCACCGCCAGCGGCAACCGCGCGGACCTCACCGGACTACTTCCCCTGTCACCGCTCCTCAGGTGA
- a CDS encoding MFS transporter small subunit, with amino-acid sequence MSSPASTQNQQPTHTSTGLIAFAWALVGVPLAYGLYNTVKAASALFGG; translated from the coding sequence ATGAGTTCTCCCGCCTCGACCCAGAACCAGCAGCCCACCCACACGTCCACGGGGCTCATCGCCTTCGCGTGGGCACTGGTCGGCGTCCCGCTGGCCTACGGGCTGTACAACACCGTGAAGGCGGCCAGCGCGCTGTTCGGCGGCTGA